The Flavobacterium sp. HJ-32-4 genome contains a region encoding:
- a CDS encoding fibrobacter succinogenes major paralogous domain-containing protein: MINTYSLRTFTTVVVAALLMISCNKKEDSGEGTEQPKNATVTIGSQIWATQNLDVTTFRNGDAIAEAKTEEEWRKAEKEKQPAWCYYNNEADNGAPYGKLYNSYAVNDARGLAPKGYHIPSAAEWERLVTYLGGNSKDGKVTDTAGKKLKSKSGWLEGGNGTNESGFWGVPGGARDDFGRFDNLGYSAVWWTSDQQEVAIGLNSIVWYSDNHSNADNTNGPGAGLSVRCIKD, encoded by the coding sequence ATGATCAACACCTACTCACTCAGAACCTTCACAACGGTGGTGGTTGCTGCACTCCTGATGATTTCCTGTAACAAAAAGGAGGATTCGGGTGAAGGAACGGAACAACCCAAAAACGCAACTGTTACGATCGGTTCTCAAATATGGGCCACCCAAAATTTGGATGTGACGACGTTCCGAAATGGTGATGCCATAGCAGAAGCCAAAACGGAGGAAGAATGGCGAAAAGCGGAAAAAGAAAAGCAACCTGCCTGGTGCTATTATAACAATGAGGCTGACAACGGAGCTCCATACGGAAAACTATACAACTCGTATGCCGTAAATGATGCCCGTGGTCTGGCGCCCAAAGGGTATCACATACCCAGTGCAGCGGAATGGGAGCGTTTGGTGACCTATTTAGGCGGCAATTCCAAAGACGGAAAAGTGACCGATACGGCAGGGAAAAAACTCAAAAGTAAAAGTGGCTGGTTAGAAGGCGGTAATGGCACGAATGAATCGGGCTTTTGGGGTGTTCCGGGCGGAGCACGCGATGATTTCGGCCGTTTTGACAATCTTGGCTACAGCGCGGTTTGGTGGACGTCCGACCAACAAGAGGTGGCGATTGGTTTGAACAGTATCGTATGGTATAGTGATAACCATTCCAATGCCGACAATACAAATGGCCCGGGAGCGGGTTTGTCGGTCCGCTGTATAAAAGATTAG
- a CDS encoding DGQHR domain-containing protein, which produces MAYIDQIKVVEIEKQITADPVFLGKLYQAKKNEYQVQTVDHNMVDTYLKDGWEVYGKSLKTKTRIRKLKSHSRKFEDDMWCQMYELGYRTLNISENLHLNFTNDDKKQIDVIAINEDTAIIIECKSSEKFKKASSLKDEFELLGMRLDGFKKTLHQIYGRNLRVKFIFATRNLKIDMDGEDMKRLLNTNSFYYNNNTYKYVDDLIRNYKHVAFYQFLGLLFKGELISRDKIEIPAVKGEMGTKTYYMFSVEPEILLRMGFILHRTKVNESEFPTYQRLLVAKRLPGITKFIDGGGYFPNSIIINFNSRKHKIQFEASSKSGDSNSCYGTLKIPNSYAIAYIIDGQHRVYGYANSKFRNSNTIPVVAFENLDTSDQLKIFMDINENQKAVSPSLRLDLEEDLYWNSDRTDSRIKALRSSIIKELANNQNSPLYERISVGEDKSLLSFQPFSNALSASNLLPKAKGNSFTDEAHKYSLYNISNHDHNAEMIICKKRIFSLLAKCYDFAEQSFNGLYNIEKSLILSNRGTYPFICVIDSLNKFLTDKNVVFKTTDEATRFEKLKPYLNSLLHYLQNEITEDEKDKQLSLLGGGVETKWLRFFQSIIHKKHEEYFPVELVKWLETQDEELQNKGRALGIEIEKRMKHLVLSKMKTIYGDVWDLEINSIKRECQSRAEQEMEKNYKDGLGKKDIDWTEMFNINDYKKIVENYWTKKPENHTDNFVTFEKDFSIDIGEGVGSKTKALKWISFFNSYRNVWAHEGTKEKRLNREEVEFIENVYNHFYN; this is translated from the coding sequence ATGGCTTATATTGATCAAATAAAAGTTGTTGAGATTGAGAAGCAAATTACAGCTGATCCCGTATTCTTAGGGAAGCTTTATCAAGCTAAAAAGAATGAATATCAAGTGCAGACCGTTGATCACAACATGGTTGACACCTATCTTAAGGATGGATGGGAAGTTTATGGAAAGTCTCTAAAAACCAAAACGAGAATAAGAAAGTTAAAGTCTCACTCAAGAAAATTTGAAGATGACATGTGGTGTCAAATGTACGAACTTGGTTACCGGACACTAAACATCAGTGAGAATCTGCATCTGAATTTCACTAATGATGATAAAAAGCAGATTGATGTGATCGCGATAAATGAGGACACAGCAATCATAATTGAATGTAAGTCAAGCGAAAAATTTAAAAAAGCCAGTAGCCTTAAAGATGAGTTTGAATTGTTGGGAATGCGGTTAGACGGTTTTAAAAAAACGTTGCATCAAATCTACGGCAGAAACCTACGCGTAAAATTTATTTTCGCTACCCGAAACTTAAAAATCGATATGGATGGTGAAGATATGAAGCGATTGCTTAATACTAATTCATTCTACTATAACAATAACACATATAAATATGTCGACGACTTGATAAGAAACTATAAGCATGTAGCTTTTTATCAATTTTTAGGTTTACTATTTAAAGGAGAGTTGATAAGTAGAGATAAAATCGAAATTCCGGCAGTTAAAGGGGAAATGGGGACCAAGACCTATTATATGTTCTCAGTTGAACCTGAAATATTGTTAAGAATGGGATTTATTCTTCATAGAACAAAAGTAAATGAATCGGAATTTCCAACATACCAACGGCTATTGGTGGCCAAACGATTGCCAGGCATAACAAAATTTATTGACGGTGGCGGCTATTTCCCAAATTCTATAATAATTAACTTCAACAGCAGAAAACACAAAATCCAATTTGAAGCATCATCCAAATCTGGCGACTCCAATTCCTGTTACGGAACTCTTAAAATACCAAATAGTTATGCAATTGCCTATATAATTGATGGGCAACATCGCGTTTATGGCTATGCAAATTCGAAGTTTAGAAATTCAAACACAATTCCAGTTGTTGCTTTTGAAAATTTAGATACGAGCGATCAGTTGAAAATTTTCATGGACATTAATGAAAATCAAAAAGCGGTAAGTCCAAGTTTGAGGCTTGATCTCGAAGAAGATCTTTATTGGAACTCTGACCGAACTGATTCCAGAATAAAAGCGCTCAGATCATCCATTATAAAAGAGTTGGCCAATAATCAAAACAGCCCACTATATGAAAGAATTTCAGTTGGCGAGGACAAATCTCTTTTATCATTCCAACCATTTTCGAATGCTTTGTCCGCGTCAAATTTGTTACCTAAAGCAAAAGGTAACTCGTTCACCGATGAAGCTCACAAATATTCCTTATATAACATCTCAAACCATGATCATAATGCTGAGATGATTATTTGTAAAAAGAGAATATTCTCTTTACTCGCTAAATGTTATGATTTTGCCGAGCAGAGCTTCAATGGCCTATACAATATTGAGAAGTCCCTAATACTTTCTAATAGAGGCACATATCCCTTTATTTGTGTCATTGACAGCTTAAATAAGTTTTTAACCGATAAGAATGTTGTATTTAAAACAACCGACGAAGCAACGCGTTTCGAGAAGTTAAAACCTTATTTAAATTCATTACTCCACTATTTGCAAAACGAAATTACCGAGGATGAGAAGGATAAACAACTATCCCTTTTGGGCGGTGGAGTTGAAACCAAGTGGTTACGGTTTTTTCAAAGTATCATACACAAAAAACATGAAGAATATTTTCCTGTAGAATTGGTAAAATGGCTTGAAACTCAAGATGAAGAGCTACAAAATAAGGGTAGAGCACTTGGAATTGAGATCGAGAAAAGGATGAAACATCTTGTCTTATCGAAGATGAAAACGATATACGGCGACGTTTGGGACTTAGAAATAAACAGTATCAAACGTGAATGCCAAAGCCGAGCCGAACAAGAAATGGAAAAGAATTACAAGGACGGTCTTGGAAAAAAAGATATCGATTGGACGGAAATGTTTAATATAAACGATTATAAAAAAATTGTAGAGAACTATTGGACAAAAAAGCCAGAAAATCATACGGATAACTTTGTCACTTTTGAGAAAGACTTTTCAATTGACATCGGTGAAGGCGTTGGAAGTAAAACCAAAGCATTAAAATGGATTTCTTTTTTCAACTCTTATCGAAATGTTTGGGCGCATGAAGGCACTAAAGAGAAAAGATTAAATAGAGAGGAAGTTGAATTTATAGAAAACGTTTACAACCACTTTTATAATTAA
- a CDS encoding DGQHR domain-containing protein has product MISLKYIEIEQPIGSFYFTKMKATTLGELVNITPRSADPSAIQRDESKDRITEIAKYCSDPDATFPTPIIVGIYDNVSYQIKDTVIEFESNQTIGEVIDGQHRLKGLLKSNFAERFELPVVLLFDLTEEEKAYIFSIINSKQTKVSMSLIYDLFALSRYRSPQKTAHEIARSLNKYPESPFFNRLKMLGNKEESQEKATLSQGTFVKHFIELLSKDPDDDFRKSKNNVPLTQIQSLPLRQYFLDGQDEIILKITLNLFSALKDVFMDLWENPSKNILWKSTGYVAIIKSFDELYRIGDSNNDLSKNFFKDCFAKFRNKLEEQGLTLTSQHFPSNAQQQARLSKILIDSIKS; this is encoded by the coding sequence ATGATTAGTTTAAAATACATAGAGATTGAGCAGCCTATAGGATCATTCTATTTTACTAAAATGAAGGCTACAACTTTAGGGGAATTGGTGAACATTACTCCTAGATCTGCCGATCCAAGTGCAATACAGAGAGATGAATCTAAAGATAGGATTACCGAAATTGCCAAATATTGTTCTGACCCTGATGCAACGTTCCCAACGCCAATTATTGTCGGCATCTATGACAACGTGTCCTATCAAATAAAGGATACAGTTATAGAATTTGAAAGTAATCAGACAATTGGCGAAGTTATAGACGGTCAACACAGATTAAAAGGGCTTTTAAAGTCGAATTTTGCGGAAAGATTTGAACTTCCTGTAGTATTGCTTTTCGATTTAACAGAAGAAGAAAAAGCATATATATTTTCGATCATAAATAGCAAACAAACCAAAGTTAGTATGAGTCTGATATATGACTTGTTTGCATTATCCAGATATAGAAGTCCACAAAAGACTGCGCATGAAATTGCTAGATCATTAAATAAATATCCTGAATCTCCGTTTTTCAATAGGCTAAAAATGCTTGGAAATAAGGAAGAAAGTCAAGAAAAGGCTACCTTATCACAAGGAACGTTCGTAAAGCATTTTATTGAACTATTATCAAAGGATCCAGATGATGATTTTAGAAAATCTAAAAATAATGTTCCTCTGACTCAAATTCAAAGTTTACCACTTCGACAGTATTTTCTCGACGGTCAAGACGAGATAATACTAAAGATAACTTTGAATTTATTTAGTGCTTTAAAAGATGTATTCATGGATCTTTGGGAAAATCCGTCGAAGAATATCTTATGGAAATCCACTGGCTACGTTGCAATTATCAAGTCTTTTGATGAATTATATAGAATCGGTGATTCCAATAATGACTTATCTAAGAACTTCTTTAAAGATTGTTTTGCGAAGTTCAGAAACAAACTCGAAGAACAAGGGTTAACGTTAACAAGTCAACATTTTCCTTCCAATGCGCAACAACAGGCCAGACTTAGTAAAATTTTAATAGATTCGATAAAGTCTTAG
- a CDS encoding serine hydrolase, whose product MNRSLFYLFFVLCALGCSKKDRTPADPKSSPSPFAVHMPKVPASYKEAHLPHIEEFYNRTWERNHTSGGFLVAKNGEILFEKYSGYGRIETESKIDRDTPLHIASMSKVLTAAVVLRLVDDGKLRLDQDVSTILNPFPYPGVTVEMLLCHRSGIPYYAWFGDDQKVWDHAKPMKNHDVLDLLNQYKFPLNFYSGRRFAYCNTNYVLLALIIEKVTGMDYPTAMKKLLFDPIGMTHTFVFNIDTDKDKVSQSYKGNKIRLAFDWTDGTCGDKNIYSTPRDLLKFDIATYAPGFLSTALKEKAWSGKSYESKGKRNYGYGMRIYEWETGQKMLYHNGWWHGNTSSYITLKKDTVTIIGIANKYSAMPWQAWKLTPSFGDYPFKVGEEEGN is encoded by the coding sequence ATGAATCGTTCCCTTTTTTATCTCTTTTTTGTCTTGTGCGCCCTGGGCTGCTCCAAAAAAGACCGCACACCGGCCGACCCGAAATCCTCTCCCTCCCCTTTTGCGGTGCATATGCCAAAGGTGCCTGCTTCTTATAAAGAGGCGCATCTGCCCCACATTGAAGAATTCTACAACCGCACCTGGGAGCGCAACCACACCAGCGGCGGCTTTCTGGTGGCGAAGAATGGCGAAATCCTGTTTGAGAAATACAGCGGCTACGGCCGGATCGAAACCGAAAGCAAAATCGACCGCGATACGCCCCTGCACATCGCTTCTATGAGTAAGGTGCTTACCGCTGCCGTCGTATTGCGACTCGTAGACGACGGGAAATTGCGCCTTGACCAGGACGTGAGCACCATCCTCAATCCCTTTCCCTACCCCGGCGTGACCGTCGAAATGCTGTTGTGCCACCGCAGCGGGATTCCGTATTATGCCTGGTTCGGCGACGACCAGAAGGTATGGGACCATGCCAAACCGATGAAAAACCACGATGTGCTCGACCTCCTCAACCAATACAAATTCCCGCTGAATTTCTATTCCGGACGCCGTTTCGCCTACTGCAACACCAATTACGTATTGCTGGCGCTCATCATTGAAAAGGTCACCGGAATGGACTACCCGACGGCCATGAAGAAGCTCCTCTTCGACCCGATCGGCATGACGCATACGTTCGTGTTCAATATCGACACGGATAAAGACAAGGTCTCCCAAAGCTACAAAGGCAACAAAATACGCCTAGCCTTCGACTGGACCGACGGCACCTGTGGCGATAAAAACATCTACTCTACCCCGCGCGACCTGCTCAAATTCGACATCGCCACCTACGCCCCCGGTTTCCTCAGCACCGCTTTAAAAGAAAAAGCGTGGAGCGGCAAAAGCTATGAATCGAAAGGAAAACGCAATTACGGCTACGGCATGCGCATCTACGAATGGGAAACCGGCCAGAAGATGCTCTACCACAACGGATGGTGGCACGGCAACACCTCGTCTTACATCACCCTCAAGAAAGATACCGTCACCATCATCGGGATCGCCAACAAATACTCCGCTATGCCGTGGCAGGCGTGGAAACTGACGCCGTCGTTTGGGGACTATCCGTTTAAGGTGGGGGAGGAAGAAGGGAATTGA
- a CDS encoding glycoside hydrolase family 97 protein, which translates to MKRILLYVFLLALSVAHAQKLQSPDGRFTMDFSLANGGTPTYALTFKGKTVIKPSTLGLELKNDKKSLRDGFSVVDTKTATFDETWKPVWGETNSIRNHYNELAVTLKQEGTDRIMVLRFRLFDEGLGFRYEFPTQKNLTYFIVKEEHTQFAMTGDHTAWWIPGDYDTQEYDFTKSKLSEIRTLMKSAISGNLSQTSFSPTGVQTSLQMKSADGLYINIFEAATVDYPTMHLNLDDKNMVFESWLTPDAIGDKGYLQSPCTSPWRTVIVSDDARDIPASKITLNLNEPSKIDDTSWIKPVKYVGVWWEMITGKSTWAYTDEVPAVQLGITDYTKVKPNGKHGANTANVKKYIDFAAQHGFDGVLVEGWNIGWEDWFGHWKDYVFDFVTPYPDFDLKEIHRYAASKGIKMIMHHETSGSVRNYERHLDAAYQFMKDNGYDAVKSGYVGDMLPRGENHYNQYMNNHYAYAVQKAAEYKIMVNAHEAVRPTGLCRTWPNMIGNESARGTEYQSFGGSKPNHTTLLPFMRLLGGPMDYTPGIFEMDLSKTAPGNTSHVNTTLTNQLALYVTIPGPLQMAADLPENYNRFLDAFQFIKDVAVDWDKSVYLEAEPGEYLTAARLAKGKDAWFVGSVGGYDPRTSNISFSFLPKGKTYLATIYADAPGAHYKTNPQAYVIRKVLVTDKSKLSQWVASGGGYAISLVPATKENSRGVKALR; encoded by the coding sequence ATGAAACGCATTCTGCTATACGTGTTCCTATTGGCCCTTTCGGTCGCCCACGCCCAGAAATTACAATCGCCCGACGGCCGTTTTACGATGGACTTCTCTCTCGCCAACGGTGGCACGCCTACCTACGCATTGACGTTCAAAGGCAAAACGGTAATCAAGCCCAGTACGCTGGGGTTGGAATTGAAGAACGACAAGAAATCGTTGCGCGACGGGTTTTCCGTGGTCGACACCAAGACCGCCACGTTCGATGAAACCTGGAAACCGGTTTGGGGCGAGACGAACAGTATTCGCAACCACTATAACGAACTGGCGGTGACGCTCAAACAAGAAGGCACCGACCGCATTATGGTGCTCCGCTTCCGTTTGTTTGACGAAGGACTCGGGTTCCGGTATGAATTCCCGACCCAGAAGAACCTGACCTATTTTATCGTAAAGGAAGAACACACACAGTTCGCCATGACCGGCGACCATACCGCCTGGTGGATCCCGGGTGATTATGATACGCAGGAATACGACTTCACCAAATCGAAACTGTCGGAGATCCGCACGCTGATGAAGAGCGCGATTTCGGGCAACCTGTCGCAGACGTCGTTTTCACCCACCGGCGTGCAGACGTCGTTGCAGATGAAGTCGGCCGACGGACTCTACATCAACATCTTCGAAGCCGCCACCGTCGATTATCCGACGATGCACCTGAACCTTGACGACAAGAACATGGTGTTCGAATCATGGCTGACGCCGGATGCGATAGGGGATAAAGGCTATTTGCAATCACCCTGCACGTCTCCGTGGCGGACGGTGATCGTAAGCGATGACGCCCGCGATATCCCGGCGTCGAAGATCACGCTGAACCTGAACGAACCGAGCAAGATCGACGACACCTCGTGGATCAAACCGGTGAAGTATGTCGGGGTATGGTGGGAAATGATTACCGGCAAATCGACCTGGGCCTACACCGATGAGGTGCCGGCCGTGCAACTGGGCATTACCGATTACACCAAAGTGAAACCCAATGGGAAGCACGGTGCCAATACGGCCAATGTGAAGAAGTACATCGACTTCGCCGCCCAGCACGGTTTCGACGGCGTTTTGGTGGAAGGATGGAACATCGGTTGGGAAGACTGGTTCGGCCACTGGAAGGACTATGTGTTCGATTTCGTAACGCCCTATCCGGATTTCGATTTGAAGGAAATCCACCGCTATGCCGCTTCGAAAGGCATTAAGATGATCATGCACCACGAAACCTCCGGTTCGGTACGCAACTACGAGCGCCACCTCGACGCTGCCTACCAATTCATGAAAGACAACGGATACGACGCCGTGAAAAGCGGGTACGTAGGCGATATGTTGCCGCGGGGCGAAAACCACTACAACCAATACATGAACAACCATTATGCGTATGCGGTGCAAAAAGCCGCCGAATACAAGATTATGGTCAACGCACACGAGGCCGTCCGCCCCACCGGATTGTGCCGCACCTGGCCGAATATGATCGGCAACGAATCGGCCCGTGGCACCGAATACCAGTCATTCGGAGGCTCGAAACCCAACCACACCACCTTGTTGCCGTTTATGCGACTGTTAGGCGGCCCGATGGATTACACCCCGGGTATCTTCGAAATGGACCTGAGCAAAACCGCGCCGGGCAATACCTCACATGTGAATACCACATTGACCAACCAATTGGCGCTGTACGTCACCATTCCCGGACCGCTGCAAATGGCGGCCGACCTGCCGGAGAACTACAACCGTTTCCTCGATGCGTTCCAGTTCATTAAAGACGTAGCCGTAGACTGGGATAAGAGCGTCTACCTCGAAGCCGAGCCCGGTGAATACCTCACGGCGGCCCGTCTGGCGAAAGGTAAGGATGCCTGGTTCGTAGGAAGCGTAGGCGGCTACGACCCACGTACGTCGAACATTTCGTTTTCGTTCCTCCCGAAAGGAAAAACCTATCTGGCAACCATTTACGCCGATGCACCGGGCGCGCACTATAAAACCAATCCACAGGCCTACGTCATCCGGAAAGTGCTCGTGACCGACAAATCGAAGCTTTCGCAGTGGGTCGCTTCAGGCGGCGGCTACGCGATTAGTTTGGTACCGGCGACGAAGGAGAATAGTAGGGGGGTGAAGGCGCTGAGATAA
- a CDS encoding Dam family site-specific DNA-(adenine-N6)-methyltransferase, translating into MSEIRVKPFLRWAGGKRWFLKEIDRLVNFDYNTYHEPFLGGGSVFFHLRPSFANISDSNRELINAYVQLRDNVDAVLTSMREFQNTEEFYYRIRSVRFDNPIEEAARFIYLNQTSYNGVYRVNSNGKYNVPYGHRSKHRIDYGNMIKVSEVLQGADINANDFDFATDNVRAGDLVFLDPPYTVAHNNNGFIQYNQRLFSLEDQHRLLTYIERIKANGAYYIMTNAAHSAIREIFFNGDNCYELNRASLIGGKNAVRGKYAELVLTNLT; encoded by the coding sequence ATGAGCGAAATTAGAGTAAAGCCTTTTTTAAGATGGGCCGGAGGCAAACGTTGGTTTCTAAAAGAGATCGACCGCCTTGTAAATTTTGATTACAATACCTACCATGAGCCATTCCTAGGTGGAGGTTCAGTTTTCTTCCATCTCCGACCAAGTTTTGCAAATATTTCAGATTCAAATCGAGAGTTGATTAATGCATACGTTCAACTACGGGACAACGTTGATGCGGTTTTAACCTCCATGCGAGAATTTCAAAACACAGAAGAGTTTTATTATCGAATAAGATCGGTGAGGTTCGATAATCCTATTGAGGAAGCGGCAAGATTTATATATCTAAATCAGACATCTTATAATGGTGTCTATCGAGTCAATTCCAACGGGAAGTACAACGTTCCATATGGTCATCGAAGTAAACATAGAATTGACTATGGCAACATGATTAAGGTAAGTGAAGTACTTCAAGGAGCTGATATCAATGCCAATGACTTTGACTTTGCAACTGATAATGTTAGAGCGGGAGATCTGGTATTTCTTGATCCACCCTATACAGTCGCCCATAATAATAACGGATTCATTCAATATAATCAACGCTTATTCTCACTTGAAGATCAGCATAGGCTTCTAACTTATATTGAAAGAATTAAAGCTAATGGCGCATACTATATAATGACCAATGCGGCGCATTCTGCAATCAGGGAAATATTTTTTAATGGAGATAATTGCTACGAATTAAATCGAGCGAGTTTAATTGGAGGAAAAAATGCAGTGAGGGGAAAATACGCTGAATTAGTATTAACAAACTTGACCTAA
- a CDS encoding NAD(P)/FAD-dependent oxidoreductase, with the protein MHALIIGAGATGLSAALELRSKGVAVTLLEGSDRIGGRIHTLQPDGFSIEVEGGAEFIHGDLPLTRELMARFGLPTVPITGSYYVATGDGPQKIEAVSEEWDAFVSAMAALETDMTVGALLQRDFAAPHHAALRQEVHDRAQGLDLADIDELSVFCIREEWASEETEFRPVNGYGPLCDRMLQACLGEGFRLETKTAVTRMEWEEGKVTAFADNRTFSADAVIVTVPLPALRRNQPEIVPDIGLSKRAEGVGWGEVIKIALEFDTAFWKKDHPDLGFLFADEGFTFWTQLSLPKPLLTGWIGNDYAPQYADVTDSDLVARTLAKLANAFPRESIGGRLRASAVFRYTATSPTGGAYSWLKPGSYAVLAQVADGFGDTIFIAGEAWHPEHTATVEGALQSGRDAAQTLWRRRSSREGW; encoded by the coding sequence ATGCACGCCCTCATCATCGGCGCCGGCGCCACCGGCCTTTCCGCAGCACTTGAACTTCGCTCGAAAGGCGTGGCGGTGACGTTGCTGGAGGGGTCCGATCGTATCGGTGGACGTATCCACACCTTGCAGCCAGATGGTTTTTCGATAGAGGTGGAGGGAGGTGCCGAGTTCATCCACGGGGATTTGCCGCTGACGAGGGAGCTGATGGCGCGTTTCGGACTCCCGACGGTGCCGATCACCGGTTCGTATTATGTTGCGACGGGAGACGGCCCACAGAAAATAGAAGCCGTTTCGGAGGAATGGGACGCCTTCGTGTCGGCGATGGCCGCATTGGAAACCGACATGACCGTCGGGGCGTTGCTGCAACGCGATTTTGCCGCTCCACACCATGCGGCGTTGCGACAGGAGGTCCATGACCGCGCGCAGGGACTCGACCTGGCCGATATCGATGAACTCAGTGTGTTTTGCATTCGGGAGGAATGGGCGTCGGAAGAAACGGAGTTTCGCCCTGTGAACGGGTATGGCCCTTTATGTGACCGGATGTTGCAGGCCTGCTTAGGGGAGGGGTTCCGGTTGGAAACAAAAACAGCGGTGACCCGTATGGAATGGGAGGAAGGAAAGGTGACGGCCTTTGCCGACAACCGAACCTTTTCGGCGGATGCTGTTATCGTAACGGTACCGTTGCCGGCGCTGCGACGTAACCAGCCTGAAATCGTGCCCGATATTGGGCTGTCAAAACGGGCGGAAGGCGTGGGGTGGGGAGAAGTCATTAAGATAGCGCTCGAATTTGACACTGCGTTTTGGAAGAAGGACCATCCCGATCTCGGTTTTTTATTTGCAGATGAAGGCTTTACCTTCTGGACGCAGTTATCGTTACCCAAACCCCTGTTGACTGGCTGGATCGGCAACGATTACGCGCCGCAGTATGCAGACGTAACCGACTCCGATCTGGTAGCCCGCACATTGGCCAAACTGGCGAATGCTTTTCCCAGGGAATCCATCGGCGGGCGTTTACGGGCATCGGCGGTATTTCGCTATACGGCAACGTCACCAACCGGAGGTGCCTACTCCTGGTTGAAGCCCGGGAGCTACGCGGTATTGGCGCAGGTGGCGGACGGGTTTGGGGATACAATCTTCATCGCCGGAGAAGCCTGGCATCCGGAACACACCGCCACGGTGGAGGGAGCGTTGCAAAGTGGTCGCGATGCTGCACAGACGTTGTGGCGGAGAAGGAGTTCGCGTGAGGGATGGTAG
- a CDS encoding NAD(P)-dependent oxidoreductase, producing MKIAIIRERKSPPDRRVVFAPAALLLLKQRFPSVEIKVESSDVRFFTDEEYRNAGFEVTQDVSDCDIFIGVKEVPADALIPNKKYFFFSHTIKKQPHNQKMMQAIIDKEIDLYDHETVVDANFRRLIGFGRYAGIVGAYNGIRAFGLKYELFALPKAEVLEGKEALIERLRRITLPPIKIVLTGHGKVAMGAKEILEAMKIKEVTPAAFLEKTYTEPVFAQLDTLDYNRRLDGNEGSTIDFYKYPQQYTSDFGKFANAADIFMAGHYHAAESPAILTRDMLKDPKCRIKIVADISCDVDGPIACTVRPSTIAEPLYGYLPFPHEEADFYHPGAIGVMAVDNLPCELPKDASEGFGEMFLEHVIPAFFNGDKEGILERAMITRGGRLTDRFRYLEGYIREKKFEIVP from the coding sequence ATGAAAATTGCAATCATCAGGGAGCGAAAGAGTCCACCGGATCGGAGGGTTGTTTTCGCGCCTGCGGCCTTACTGTTGCTGAAACAGCGGTTTCCGTCGGTCGAGATCAAGGTTGAAAGTTCGGATGTCCGCTTTTTTACCGATGAGGAGTACCGCAACGCCGGTTTTGAAGTGACCCAGGATGTCAGCGACTGCGACATTTTTATCGGTGTGAAGGAAGTCCCGGCCGATGCCCTGATTCCGAACAAGAAGTACTTTTTCTTTTCGCACACCATCAAGAAGCAACCCCACAACCAAAAGATGATGCAGGCCATCATCGACAAGGAAATCGACCTTTATGACCATGAAACGGTTGTCGACGCGAATTTCCGTCGCCTGATCGGTTTCGGACGGTATGCAGGGATTGTGGGTGCGTATAACGGCATCCGTGCGTTCGGACTCAAATACGAACTGTTCGCACTGCCGAAAGCCGAAGTGTTGGAAGGCAAGGAGGCGCTTATCGAACGCCTTCGCCGCATCACACTTCCCCCAATCAAAATCGTACTGACCGGTCATGGCAAAGTGGCCATGGGGGCGAAGGAAATACTCGAGGCGATGAAAATCAAAGAGGTTACGCCGGCGGCGTTCCTTGAAAAAACCTACACCGAGCCGGTTTTCGCCCAACTGGATACCCTGGATTACAACCGTCGCCTTGACGGCAATGAAGGTTCTACCATTGACTTTTATAAATATCCGCAACAGTATACGTCAGATTTCGGCAAGTTTGCCAATGCGGCCGACATCTTCATGGCGGGTCACTACCATGCGGCAGAGTCACCGGCTATCCTGACGCGTGACATGCTGAAGGATCCGAAGTGTCGTATTAAGATCGTGGCCGATATCTCGTGTGATGTCGATGGTCCGATTGCGTGCACCGTACGTCCGTCAACCATTGCGGAACCACTTTATGGCTATTTGCCCTTCCCGCACGAAGAGGCTGATTTTTACCATCCGGGTGCTATCGGTGTGATGGCGGTCGACAACCTGCCGTGCGAACTTCCGAAAGATGCCAGTGAAGGATTTGGGGAGATGTTCCTCGAACACGTGATCCCGGCTTTCTTCAATGGGGATAAAGAGGGCATACTCGAACGCGCGATGATTACCCGTGGCGGACGATTAACCGATCGGTTCCGGTATCTGGAGGGATACATCCGCGAAAAAAAGTTTGAGATCGTCCCGTAA